GCACACATCGCTCAGATAATCGGTGAAGATGGCGGTCGTCCCTGAACCGTCGGAACGGTGGACCACGGTGATCTCACTGCCCGGGAGGTTGACCGTCGGGTTCATCTTTTTGATGATCGCATCATTCCAGGTCCTGATCTCACCCAGATAGATCTTGCATAAGGCTTCTGAATCGAGTTTCAATTCTCCTGCTTTGATCCCGGTGATATTGACCACCGGCACGACACCGCCGATCACCGCGGGGAACTGGAGCAGATTGTCCTTGGCGAGCTCTTCAGGTTTGAGCGGCTTGTCGGACGCGCCGAAGTCGACGGTCCTTTCCGTGATCTGCTTGATGCCGCCGCCGGAACCGATGGACTGGTAGTTCAGCTTTGTTCCGGATACCTTGTTGTACTCGTTCGCCCATGCGGAATACACGGGATAGGGGAAGGTCGCCCCGGCTCCGTTCAACATCTCCTCTGCATGTGCTGCGGCCCCCATGGCCAGAACAACGGTTAATGCAAATGCTGCGATTCTTTTCATGGATATAGATCCTCCTTCTGATATGCCGTCTTTTTATTTTGTGTCATTTCGTGCATGGTTTATACCATGCAATTGTTACAATTCCGTTACAATACTATTAAATTTATCACTTATTTTGGTTGAGCGGTGATGAGAAAAAAGAATTTACCTCTCTTTTCTGATTCGATGTCTCCCCCTGGCAGGAAGTTTCGATGGGCCTCAGCATACTCTCTCTGTCCACGCCTCGATTTCTACAAGTGCCGCAGTTTATACTCCGGATTTGTGCGTGAGAAGAGCACTTCTATCCTTCTCCGCTGCCTGTTCCGTCTCTTGGCCGGCGATTTTCCGGAAGGATGCCGTGAACGTGCTGCCCACGCCCGGCTTGCTGACCGCCTTGATCGTTCCCCCCATGGCCGACAGCAGGAGCCTGACAATGTACAGCCCGAGGCCGGCACCTTTGACCCTTTCGCTGCGAGCGCCCCGAAAGTATTTATCGAAGATCCTCGGCAGCTCGGCAGGGGGAATACCGGCGCCCTCGTCGGTCACGGAAACGTCTATCCCGTTCTTCGTCTCTTCGCAGAAGACCCATACCCTGCCGCTCGTTCGGCTGAACTTTATGGCGTTGGAGACCAGGTTCATCAATACCTGCCGTGTAGCCGTGGCGTTCGCCATGACGAGGTGCGGCGCCGAGTCGATGCTCTCAAGTTCCACGCCGTTCTTCCCGGCGCCGTCCACGAACAGGTCGATCACTTCCCGTATCACCGCGTTAACGTCAAGGGGCTCCACGGGGAGGTCCGCCCCTTCCTGTTCCAGCCGCGCGAGAAGGTTCGCATCGGTGAGCAGACTGTCTGCATGCATCGCCGATGCCCGGATTGATCTGAGATACCGGTCGTGGTCCTGCTTCTGCAGGGCCAGGGAGGAAAACCCCCCGATAATGCTCACCGCGTTCTTCAGTTCGTGCACCAGGTAGCGCATCGAGGTTTCCTGTTCCTGGTGCCTTTGTAGCTGGTCGCTGATCGTCCGCTGCCGTTCCATATGCCTCTTGACCTTCATGAGGAGTTCCCGCACGGAGAAGGGCTTCGTGATGTAATCGTCGGCCCCCAGGCTCAAGCCCTTGATCCGGGCCTCTTCATCGGCGAGCGCGGTAAGCATGATGATGGGGATCGATCTCCCCTGCGGGCTTTCCCGCAGGAGACGGCAGACTTCCCAGCCGCTCAGCTCGGGCAGCATGATGTCGAGCAGGATCAGGCCGGGAGCATGGCGCTGCGCCGCATCGATGGCTTCTTTGCCGGTGCTTGCCCGGAGGGTCTCGTAGCCGGCCCGCTGCAGATTGTAGCCGAGAAGCTCGGCGGTATCGTTTTCGTCTTCGACGATGAGTATCCGTTCGTTCATGCGACATCGTCCTTCTGGCAATTGATGGTTACGGCCCGAACAGCAGGAGGTACTGAGCAGGCGAGGAGCGGGGGAACAACAGGCCGGCCCGGTCACCGTGATGTATCCCGGGGAGGGAGGAGGTGACCGGGCCGCGCCAGACGCACACGGAGTCGGTCAAGCCCCCGCCTTGCGTCTTTGAATAAGATATCAGCGGCCGTGATCGGGGGCCGGT
This genomic interval from Nitrospirota bacterium contains the following:
- the pstS gene encoding phosphate ABC transporter substrate-binding protein PstS; its protein translation is MKRIAAFALTVVLAMGAAAHAEEMLNGAGATFPYPVYSAWANEYNKVSGTKLNYQSIGSGGGIKQITERTVDFGASDKPLKPEELAKDNLLQFPAVIGGVVPVVNITGIKAGELKLDSEALCKIYLGEIRTWNDAIIKKMNPTVNLPGSEITVVHRSDGSGTTAIFTDYLSDVCPAWKEKVGSGTSVSWPAGIGGKGNEGVANYVQQTANSIGYVEFAYAKQNNLTHTLLKNHAGTFVAPSFESFEDAAATASFDPKKDFYLWLNDAPGKKSWPIAGATFILLAKEKKDSNMKVVKFYDWAFKNGDGKAKELIYVPLPTSLKGKIEAYWKSNGIK
- a CDS encoding response regulator, with product MNERILIVEDENDTAELLGYNLQRAGYETLRASTGKEAIDAAQRHAPGLILLDIMLPELSGWEVCRLLRESPQGRSIPIIMLTALADEEARIKGLSLGADDYITKPFSVRELLMKVKRHMERQRTISDQLQRHQEQETSMRYLVHELKNAVSIIGGFSSLALQKQDHDRYLRSIRASAMHADSLLTDANLLARLEQEGADLPVEPLDVNAVIREVIDLFVDGAGKNGVELESIDSAPHLVMANATATRQVLMNLVSNAIKFSRTSGRVWVFCEETKNGIDVSVTDEGAGIPPAELPRIFDKYFRGARSERVKGAGLGLYIVRLLLSAMGGTIKAVSKPGVGSTFTASFRKIAGQETEQAAEKDRSALLTHKSGV